One Brassica napus cultivar Da-Ae chromosome A5, Da-Ae, whole genome shotgun sequence DNA window includes the following coding sequences:
- the LOC106423488 gene encoding protein Jade-1 isoform X2, with the protein MDAQYQNLPPLKRLRLMQRDLELAHQQHQLQSQPEVKPSQLPAKKRKHSRVDYDDDCENSSPAYRCLPAKKRIWAIDPDLLSGTPFSPFDLNVEYTPCVDEDGIEKKKNPSPLVESNPQEDDDDKENIDPLSIPEDEDGIMCGVCQSTDGDPSNPIVFCDGCDLMVHASCYGNPLVKAIPEGDWFCSLCTESTSLKKKREKPFFSCCLCTTKGGAMKPTKDGRWAHITCSLFVPEVYFEDPEGREGICCSEIPSRRWKERCYLCKVRRGCVIECSEMKCELAFHVSCGLKEELCIEYREGRRSGGIVVGFCSEHTKLWERESGKYKIVARD; encoded by the exons aTGGATGCTCAGTATCAGAACTTGCCTCCTCTCAAAAGGCTAAGATTGATGCAGCGAGATCTCGAACTTGCTCATCAACAACATCAGCTACAAAGCCAACCTGAGGTGAAGCCGTCGCAGTTACCGGCGAAGAAGAGGAAACACTCTCGTGTTGATTACGACGACGACTGCGAGAACTCCTCCCCCGCTTACCGTTGTCTCCCGGCGAAGAAGAGGATCTGGGCGATCGATCCAGATCTGCTCTCCGGTACTCCCTTTTCACCTTTCGATCTGAATGTTGAGTATACGCCTTGCGTAGACGAGGACGGaatcgagaagaagaagaatccatCTCCTTTGGTTGAATCCAATCCAcaagaggatgatgatgataaagagaaTATCGATCCTCTATCGATACCTGAAGACGAAGATGGTATCATGTGTGGTGTATGTCAAAGCACAGATGGTGATCCCTCGAATCCAATCGTCTTCTGCGACGGTTGCGACTTAATGGTCCACGCTTCTTGCTATGGTAACCCTCTGGTTAAGGCCATACCGGAAGGCGATTGGTTTTGCAGTCTATGTACCGAGTCAACgtcattgaagaagaagagagagaagccTTTTTTCTCTTGCTGCTTGTGTACGACCAAAGGTGGAGCCATGAAGCCCACTAAGGATGGTCGTTGGGCCCACATCACTTGCTCGCTGTTCGTGCCGGAGGTTTACTTTGAGGATCCTGAAGGGAGGGAAGGGATTTGTTGCAGCGAGATTCCGAGTAGGAGGTGGAAAGAGAGGTGTTATTTGTGCAAGGTTAGGCGCGGGTGTGTTATCGAGTGTTCGGAGATGAAGTGTGAGTTGGCGTTTCATGTTAGTTGTGGGTTGAAGGAGGAGCTTTGTATTGAGTACCGTGAAGGTAGGAGGAGTGGTGGTATTGTTGTTGGTTTCTGCAGTGAGCATACTAAACTTTGGGAAAGG GAAAGTGGAAAGTACAAGATTGTTGCCAGAGATTAA
- the LOC106423531 gene encoding cytochrome P450 72A13-like gives METSAASVTVSVAIVIVLWWVWRTLNWVWFKPKMLESYLRRQGLSGSPYTPLVGDVRRDYTMSMEARSKPIKITDDIIPRVVPFPSHMLKTYGRTFFTWRGPIPTITITDPEQIKEVFNKIYDFQKPHSFPLGRLIATGLFSYDGDKWAKHRRIINPAFHLEKIKNMVPAFHQSCSEVVGKWDKLVSDKGSSCEVDVWLGLVSMTADVISRTAFGSSYKEGQRIFELQAELALLLTQAFRRIFIPGYRYYPTKGNRRMKAAAREVQDILRGIVNKRLRARESGEAPSEDLLGTLLESNLGQTKGTGMSIADVIEECKLFYFAGQETTSVLLVWTMVMLSQHQDWQAKAREEVKQVFGDKEPDTEGLNHLKIMTMILYEVLRLYPPVIQLTRAIHKEMKLGDLTLPVGTHISLPVMLVQRDTNLWGNDAGEFKPDRFKDGVSKATKTQVSFIPFAWGPRICIGQNFAMLEAKMAMALILQRFSFELSPSYVHAPYNVFTLHPQFGAHLILHKL, from the exons ATGGAAACATCAGCTGCGTCCGTTACAGTTTCAGTAGCTATAGTTATTGTGCTGTGGTGGGTATGGAGAACTCTAAACTGGGTTTGGTTTAAACCAAAGATGCTTGAGAGTTACCTGAGAAGACAAGGCCTTTCCGGTAGTCCTTACACGCCACTCGTTGGTGATGTGAGAAGGGATTATACCATGTCAATGGAGGCAAGGTCCAAACCCATCAAAATAACGGATGATATCATCCCACGTGTTGTGCCTTTCCCCTCGCACATGCTCAAGACTTACG GAAGGACTTTCTTTACATGGCGTGGACCTATACCAACCATCACCATTACGGATCCTGAGCAAATCAAAGAagtgttcaataaaatttatgatttccAGAAGCCTCATTCATTCCCTTTGGGAAGATTGATAGCCACTGGGCTGTTTAGTTATGATGGTGATAAATGGGCTAAACACCGTAGAATCATCAACCCTGCCTTCCACCTTGAGAAGATCAAG AATATGGTACCTGCGTTCCACCAGAGCTGCAGCGAGGTTGTTGGCAAATGGGACAAGTTAGTCTCGGACAAAGGATCATCATGTGAGGTGGACGTGTGGCTAGGACTTGTGAGTATGACTGCTGATGTGATCTCTCGTACTGCTTTTGGAAGCAGCTACAAAGAAGGGCAGAGGATATTTGAGCTCCAAGCTGAACTAGCACTGCTCCTTACACAAGCTTTTAGGAGAATTTTCATCCCTGGATACAG ATACTACCCAACGAAGGGTAATAGAAGGATGAAAGCAGCAGCCAGAGAAGTCCAAGATATACTGAGAGGGATAGTCAACAAAAGGTTAAGGGCGAGAGAATCTGGTGAAGCACCAAGCGAAGACTTGCTAGGTACACTTCTTGAATCAAATTTAGGACAAACTAAAGGAACTGGAATGAGCATTGCGGATGTGATAGAGGAGTGCAAGTTGTTCTACTTTGCCGGACAAGAGACAACTTCAGTACTTCTTGTCTGGACAATGGTTATGCTAAGCCAACACCAAGACTGGCAGGCTAAGGCACGAGAAGAAGTGAAGCAAGTTTTTGGTGATAAAGAACCTGATACAGAAGGTCTTAACCATCTCAAAATC ATGACGATGATACTATATGAGGTCCTTAGGCTATACCCTCCAGTTATCCAGCTTACACGAGCCATCCACAAAGAGATGAAGCTCGGTGACCTGACGCTGCCAGTTGGCACTCACATCAGTCTACCTGTTATGCTAGTCCAACGAGATACCAACCTGTGGGGAAACGATGCAGGGGAGTTCAAGCCTGATAGATTCAAAGATGGTGTCTCAAAGGCAACAAAGACCCAAGTCTCATTCATTCCCTTTGCGTGGGGACCAAGGATCTGCATAGGACAGAACTTTGCAATGTTGGAGGCAAAGATGGCAATGGCATTGATACTACAGAGATTCTCATTTGAGCTTTCACCTTCTTATGTTCATGCTCCTTACAATGTCTTCACCCTTCACCCACAGTTTGGTGCTCATCTTATCCTGCACAAGCTATAA
- the LOC106423447 gene encoding cytochrome P450 72A13-like, which produces MNKPDTSAVAVAAVVVAVTVLIWKGLNLAWFRPKKHEAYLKKRGLSGTPFTFLVGDALREASMVEQAKTRPISLNDDYTPRVMPMILQTVKDHGETCYMWMGPTASVIVTKPEHIKEVLNRVNDFPKPPVHPVVELFATGVALYSGEKWSKHRKIINPSFHLEKLKIMIPAFHESCIEIISKWERLVREQGSSAEIDVWPYLEDVTSDAISRTAFGSSYEEGKRIFELQEEQGRRLVKALEMAFIPGVRFLPTKNNMRMKQIDREVKSRLGEIIKKRQRAMEAGEAPKNDLLGILLESNSGDHGMSTKDVIEECRLFNFAGQETTADLLVWTMIMLSHHQKWQDKVRQEILQVIGKSNKPNFDALSRLKIMSMILNEVLRLYPPGILLGRTIEKETKLDEDVILPGGAQIVIPTLMVHRDPELWGEDVHEFKPERFADGIAKATKNQVSFLPFGWGPRFCPGQNFALMEAKMALVLMLRRFSFELSPSYIHAPHTVLTLHPQFGAPLIFHMLQDQ; this is translated from the exons ATGAATAAACCAGATACATCAGCGGTTGCAGTTGCGGCTGTAGTCGTGGCGGTAACAGTATTGATATGGAAAGGTCTGAACCTAGCTTGGTTTAGACCAAAGAAGCATGAGGCTTATCTAAAGAAACGAGGTCTCTCTGGAACTCCTTTCACCTTTCTTGTCGGTGACGCTCTAAGGGAAGCTAGTATGGTGGAGCAAGCAAAGACCAGACCCATCAGTCTAAACGATGATTACACGCCACGTGTCATGCCTATGATATTACAAACCGTTAAGGATCATG GGGAGACATGTTACATGTGGATGGGACCTACAGCGAGTGTTATTGTAACGAAACCAGAACACATCAAAGAAGTTCTAAACAGAGTTAACGATTTTCCGAAGCCGCCAGTGCACCCAGTCGTTGAGCTTTTTGCGACTGGAGTTGCGTTGTATAGTGGAGAGAAATGGTCTAAGCACAGGAAGATTATAAACCCTTCTTTTCATCTAGAAAAGCTCaag ATTATGATACCTGCGTTCCACGAGAGCTGCATCGAGATAATAAGCAAATGGGAGAGGTTGGTGAGGGAGCAAGGATCATCAGCTGAGATTGATGTTTGGCCATACCTTGAGGATGTAACCTCAGATGCAATCTCGCGTACGGCGTTTGGTAGTAGCTATGAGGAAGGTAAGAGAATCTTTGAGCTTCAAGAAGAACAAGGCCGACGACTTGTAAAAGCTCTTGAGATGGCTTTTATACCTGGAGTGAG GTTTCTACCGACAAAGAACaacatgaggatgaagcaaATAGACAGAGAAGTAAAGTCTAGGTTGGGAGAGATCATCAAGAAAAGACAGAGAGCTATGGAAGCAGGAGAGGCTCCAAAGAATGATCTGCTGGGAATACTTTTGGAATCTAACTCGGGAGATCATGGGATGAGTACCAAAGATGTGATAGAAGAGTGCAGGCTGTTTAACTTTGCGGGCCAAGAAACCACTGCTGATCTACTTGTGTGGACTATGATTATGCTTAGCCATCACCAGAAATGGCAAGATAAAGTTAGACAGGAGATATTACAAGTTATTGGGAAGAGCAACAAACCAAACTTTGATGCACTCTCTCGACTCAAAATA ATGAGCATGATCTTGAACGAGGTGTTGAGGCTATACCCACCAGGGATTCTACTTGGTCGAACCatagagaaagaaacaaagctAGATGAGGACGTGATACTTCCAGGTGGTGCACAAATAGTGATTCCTACTCTTATGGTTCATCGTGATCCTGAGCTTTGGGGAGAAGATGTTCATGAGTTTAAACCCGAGAGATTCGCGGATGGGATCGCAAAGGCCACGAAGAACCAAGTCTCGTTTCTACCGTTTGGATGGGGACCAAGATTCTGTCCTGGTCAAAATTTCGCGCTCATGGAAGCTAAGATGGCTCTTGTCTTGATGCTAAGGAGATTCTCGTTCGAGCTGTCTCCATCGTACATTCACGCACCTCACACTGTTCTTACACTTCATCCTCAGTTTGGTGCTCCGTTGATCTTCCACATGCTCCAAGATCAGTAA
- the LOC106423479 gene encoding LOW QUALITY PROTEIN: SART-1 family protein DOT2 (The sequence of the model RefSeq protein was modified relative to this genomic sequence to represent the inferred CDS: deleted 1 base in 1 codon) — MSHLNIDMKKNSMRKNKKLVINIASRKKEFEANHQDLGSSIKDEKKRLIESSERRRDVFDQRVCSKPDEEIDHHGSHDHSRVGDGVMREVDVGTGLSGALKLLREQGTFKEIKSSSKHHVRVRDINHGKDNRFKDAFKDIRIDRVDECGRIMTEKEAFKKLCHGFHGKKPGKRKQEKRMKKYEDSSRNILESSDRAVERMRQVHAELKSPYIFL; from the exons ATGTCTCATCTCAATATTGATATGAAGAAGAATTCGATGAGGAAGAACAAGAAACTGGTTATTAATATTGCTTCTAGGAAGAAAGAATTTGAAGCTAATCATCAGGATCTTGGTTCTTCAAtaaaagatgagaaaaagagGTTAATT GAATCATCAGAGAGACGAAGAGATGTGTTTGATCAAAGGGTTTGTTCTAAACCTGATGAAGAGATCGATCATCATGGTTCCCATGATCATTCTAGGGTTGGAGACGGAGTGATGCGTGAGGTTGATGTCGGTACAGGATTATCTGGCGCGTTAAAGCTTCTCAGAGAGCAAGGAACTTTCAAGGAGATCAAAAGCAGCAGCAAGCACCATGTACGTGTTAGAGACATTAATCATGGTAAGGATAACAGATTTAAAGATGCGTTTAAGGATATTAGGATTGATAGGGTGGATGAATGTGGCAGGATAATGACTGAAAAAGAAGCGTTTAAGAAACTTTGCCATGGATTCCATGGGAAGAAACCTGGGAAGAGGAAGCAAGAGAAACGGATGAAGAAATATGAAGACAGCTCAAGAAATATATTGGAGTCTTCAGATAGAGCTGTGGAAAGAATGAGACAGGTTCATGCCGAGTTGAAGAGTCCGTACATTTTTCTCTAA
- the LOC125609054 gene encoding mitogen-activated protein kinase 19-like gives MQQGHVKKNMKEVDFFTEYGDANRYQTLEVIGKGSYGVVCAAIDTHTGEKVAIKKINDVFEHISDALRILREVKLLRLLRHPDIVEIKSIMLPPSKREFKDIYVVFELMESDLHQVIKANDDLTKEHHQFFLYQMLRALKYMHTANVYHRDLKPKNILANANCKLKVCDFGLARVSFNDTPTTVFWTDYVATRWYRAPELCGSFCSKYTPAIDIWSIGCIFAEVLLGKPLFPGKSVVHQLELITDLLGTPKSETIAGVRNEKARKYLGEMRKKSLVPFTQKFPNADPSALRLLQRLLAFDPKDRPTATEALADPYFKGLAKVEREPFCQPISKMEFEFERRRLTKDDIRELIYREILEYHPQLLKDYMNGSEGSSFLYPSAIGHLRKQFAYLEENSGKSGPIIPPERKHASLPRSTVHPGVVTTSNAQPPESRRVSFEPSRNVVPSTSSKPLGPPPRIPSGRPGRAVESSSLTYENNRNLKDLSSYDARTSYYRTAPQQTVSPNCFFNPNTAMNQEKRLGTEAAASQAKPQFVPTQCKPAELNPNPYVQQTQHKVGIDAKLLHAQSQYGPAGAAAVAVAAHRSVGTVGYGMS, from the exons ATGCAACAAGGTCACGTGAAGAAG AACATGAAAGAGGTGGACTTTTTCACCGAGTACGGCGACGCGAACCGTTACCAGACCCTCGAAGTGATCGGGAAAGGAAGCTACGGAGTTGTCTGCGCGGCCATCGACACCCACACGGGAGAGAAAGTCGCGATAAAGAAGATCAACGACGTCTTCGAACACATCTCCGACGCGCTCCGCATCCTCCGCGAGGTGAAGCTTCTCCGTCTCCTGAGGCATCCGGATATAGTCGAGATCAAAAGCATCATGCTTCCGCCTTccaagagagagtttaaagacaTCTACGTCGTGTTCGAGCTCATGGAGTCGGATCTGCACCAAGTCATCAAAGCTAATGATGACTTGACTAAGGAGCATCATCAGTTTTTTCTTTATCAGATGCTTCGTGCGTTAAAGTATATGCATACAG CTAATGTTTATCATCGTGATCTTAAACCGAAGAATATTCTGGCTAATGCTAATTGCAAGTTGAAAGTTTGTGACTTTGGATTAGCGAGAGTGTCGTTTAATGATACGCCCACAACAGTCTTTTGGACG GATTATGTTGCTACAAGATGGTACAGGGCTCCTGAGCTTTGTGGCTCATTCTGTTCTAAG TATACACCAGCTATTGACATTTGGAGCATTGGTTGCATCTTTGCCGAGGTGTTATTAGGGAAGCCTTTGTTTCCTGGGAAAAGTGTTGTCCATCAGTTAGAGCTGATTACCGATCTTCTCGGGACACCAAAGTCTGAGACCATTGCAGGA GTTCGAAACGAAAAAGCTAGAAAATACTTGGGCGAAATGAGGAAGAAGAGTCTTGTCCCTTTTACTCAAAAGTTTCCTAATGCAGATCCTTCAGCGTTGCGGCTATTGCAAAGACTGTTGGCTTTTGATCCAAAGGATAGGCCCACTGCTACAGAGGCGCTGGCTGATCCTTACTTTAAGGGTCTAGCAAAGGTTGAGAGAGAGCCTTTTTGTCAGCCAATATCGAAGATGGAGTTTGAGTTTGAAAGAAGAAGGTTGACAAAGGATGACATTAGAGAGCTGATATACAGGGAGATACTAGAGTACCATCCTCAGCTGCTTAAGGATTATATGAACGGTTCTGAAGGCTCAAGTTTCTTATACCCTAG CGCCATTGGTCATCTGAGGAAACAGTTTGCTTACTTAGAAGAAAATAGCGGCAAAAGTGGGCCAATCATACCTCCAGAGAGAAAGCATGCTTCACTTCCACG GTCTACAGTTCACCCTGGTGTAGTGACGACCTCCAATGCTCAACCTCCAGAGAGTCGACGTGTCTCTTTTGAGCCTTCAAGAAATGTAGTTCCGTCCACTTCATCTAAACCTTTAGGACCTCCTCCAAGGATACCTTCAGGTAGACCAGGCCGTGCTGTGGAGTCATCATCTCTAACTTATGAGAATAACAGGAACCTCAAAGACTTGTCCTCCTATGATGCAAGGACATCTTATTACAGAACCGCTCCACAACAGACCGTATCTCCTAACTGTTTCTTTAATCCCAACACCGCCATGAACCAAGAGAAGCGCCTTGGTACAGAAGCTGCTGCGTCTCAAGCAAAACCGCAGTTTGTTCCCACCCAATGCAAGCCAGCTGAGCTGAACCCAAACCCTTATGTGCAACAAACACAGCATAAGGTGGGTATTGATGCTAAGCTGCTGCATGCACAATCCCAGTATGGTCCTGCTGGAGCCGCCGCGGTTGCAGTTGCAGCGCACCGGAGCGTAGGCACGGTTGGGTACGGCATGTCTTAA
- the LOC106423488 gene encoding protein Jade-1 isoform X1 translates to MDAQYQNLPPLKRLRLMQRDLELAHQQHQLQSQPEVKPSQLPAKKRKHSRVDYDDDCENSSPAYRCLPAKKRIWAIDPDLLSGTPFSPFDLNVEYTPCVDEDGIEKKKNPSPLVESNPQEDDDDKENIDPLSIPEDEDGIMCGVCQSTDGDPSNPIVFCDGCDLMVHASCYGNPLVKAIPEGDWFCSLCTESTSLKKKREKPFFSCCLCTTKGGAMKPTKDGRWAHITCSLFVPEVYFEDPEGREGICCSEIPSRRWKERCYLCKVRRGCVIECSEMKCELAFHVSCGLKEELCIEYREGRRSGGIVVGFCSEHTKLWERQQESGKYKIVARD, encoded by the exons aTGGATGCTCAGTATCAGAACTTGCCTCCTCTCAAAAGGCTAAGATTGATGCAGCGAGATCTCGAACTTGCTCATCAACAACATCAGCTACAAAGCCAACCTGAGGTGAAGCCGTCGCAGTTACCGGCGAAGAAGAGGAAACACTCTCGTGTTGATTACGACGACGACTGCGAGAACTCCTCCCCCGCTTACCGTTGTCTCCCGGCGAAGAAGAGGATCTGGGCGATCGATCCAGATCTGCTCTCCGGTACTCCCTTTTCACCTTTCGATCTGAATGTTGAGTATACGCCTTGCGTAGACGAGGACGGaatcgagaagaagaagaatccatCTCCTTTGGTTGAATCCAATCCAcaagaggatgatgatgataaagagaaTATCGATCCTCTATCGATACCTGAAGACGAAGATGGTATCATGTGTGGTGTATGTCAAAGCACAGATGGTGATCCCTCGAATCCAATCGTCTTCTGCGACGGTTGCGACTTAATGGTCCACGCTTCTTGCTATGGTAACCCTCTGGTTAAGGCCATACCGGAAGGCGATTGGTTTTGCAGTCTATGTACCGAGTCAACgtcattgaagaagaagagagagaagccTTTTTTCTCTTGCTGCTTGTGTACGACCAAAGGTGGAGCCATGAAGCCCACTAAGGATGGTCGTTGGGCCCACATCACTTGCTCGCTGTTCGTGCCGGAGGTTTACTTTGAGGATCCTGAAGGGAGGGAAGGGATTTGTTGCAGCGAGATTCCGAGTAGGAGGTGGAAAGAGAGGTGTTATTTGTGCAAGGTTAGGCGCGGGTGTGTTATCGAGTGTTCGGAGATGAAGTGTGAGTTGGCGTTTCATGTTAGTTGTGGGTTGAAGGAGGAGCTTTGTATTGAGTACCGTGAAGGTAGGAGGAGTGGTGGTATTGTTGTTGGTTTCTGCAGTGAGCATACTAAACTTTGGGAAAGG CAACAGGAAAGTGGAAAGTACAAGATTGTTGCCAGAGATTAA
- the LOC106423549 gene encoding cytochrome P450 72A13-like, whose protein sequence is METTFTTSTDKDPLAAKDLHCKAQLIEETKKGSELEMSFSVVAALVVVAAAAASLWTWRIVKYVWIKPKMLESHLRRQGLAGTPYTPLVGDIKRNVDMMMEARSKLINITDDITPRLLPLALKMFNSHGRSFFIWIGPVPAIMITNPEQIKEVFNKIYDFEKAATFPLFRLLAGGLASYKGDKWANHRRIINPAFHQEKIKNMVPPFYNCCSEVVCQWEKLVPDKETPCEVDVWPWLVNLTADVISHTAFGSSYKEGQRIFQLQGELAELVAQAFKKSYIPGLRFYPTKSNRRIKVIDREIDTILRGLVSKREKAKEAGEAVNNDLLGILLESNSEESQRNGMSVEEVMKECKLFYFAGQETTSVLLVWTMVLLSHYQDWQVKAREEVMQTLGGNNTKPDIDSLSNLKVMTMIFNEVLRLYPPVAQLKRAVNKEMKLGELTLPSGVQVYIPTALVHRDPELWGDDAAEFNPERFRDGLSKATKNQVSFFPFGWGPRICIGQSFALLEAKMAMALILQRFSFELSPSYVHAPQTVMTTRPQFGAHLILHKL, encoded by the exons ATGGAAACCACTTTCACGACAAGTACAGACAAAGACCCTTTGGCGGCAAAGGATCTTCACTGTAAAGCTCAGTTGATAGAAGAAACTAAGAAAGGATCTGAACTGGAGATGTCTTTTTCAGTGGTTGCAGCTTTGGTGGTGGTTGCAGCAGCAGCTGCGTCCTTGTGGACATGGCGGATCGTGAAGTATGTCTGGATAAAACCCAAGATGCTGGAGAGTCACCTGAGAAGACAGGGACTTGCCGGAACTCCTTACACGCCTCTGGTCGGAGATATAAAGAGGAATGTTGATATGATGATGGAGGCCAGATCTAAGCTCATCAATATAACTGATGACATCACTCCACGTCTCCTTCCTCTTGCCTTGAAGATGTTCAACTCTCACG GAAGGAGTTTCTTTATATGGATAGGACCAGTTCCAGCTATTATGATAACCAATCCAGAGCAGATCAAGGAGGTCTTCAACAAGATTTACGACTTTGAGAAAGCTGCTACGTTCCCTTTGTTCAGATTGTTAGCAGGCGGGCTTGCTAGCTATAAGGGAGATAAATGGGCTAATCACAGGAGGATCATCAACCCTGCTTTTCATCAAGAGAAGATCAAG AACATGGTCCCTCCGTTCTACAATTGTTGCAGCGAGGTTGTCTGCCAATGGGAGAAGCTGGTTCCGGATAAAGAAACGCCTTGTGAGGTCGATGTATGGCCTTGGCTTGTGAATTTGACTGCAGATGTGATCTCACATACTGCTTTTGGAAGCAGCTACAAAGAAGGGCAGAGGATATTTCAACTCCAGGGGGAACTAGCTGAGCTCGTCGCACAagcttttaaaaaatcttacatCCCTGGTTTGAG GTTTTACCCAACGAAGAGCAATAGAAGAATAAAAGTAATAGACAGAGAGATAGATACAATACTGAGAGGTCTTGTCAGCAAAAGGGAGAAGGCAAAAGAAGCTGGAGAGGCGGTGAACAACGATTTGTTAGGGATACTACTTGAATCAAACTCAGAGGAGTCTCAGAGAAATGGAATGAGCGTAGAGGAAGTGATGAAAGAGTGCAAGCTGTTTTACTTCGCGGGACAAGAGACAACTTCAGTACTTTTGGTCTGGACCATGGTTTTATTGAGCCATTACCAGGACTGGCAAGTTAAGGCACGAGAGGAAGTGATGCAAACACTCGGTGGTAATAATACTAAACCAGATATAGATTCTCTTAGCAACCTCAAAGTG ATGACTATGATCTTCAATGAGGTTTTGAGGCTGTATCCTCCCGTAGCTCAGCTTAAAAGAGCTGTCAACAAAGAAATGAAGCTGGGAGAGCTTACTCTTCCATCTGGAGTTCAGGTTTATATACCAACTGCACTTGTCCATCGCGACCCTGAGCTTTGGGGAGATGATGCAGCTGAGTTTAACCCAGAGCGGTTCAGAGACGGGCTCTCAAAGGCAACGAAGAACCAGGTCTCCTTCTTCCCCTTTGGATGGGGACCGAGGATCTGTATTGGCCAGAGTTTTGCTCTGTTGGAGGCAAAGATGGCGATGGCTTTGATTCTTCAGAGATTCTCCTTTGAACTCTCTCCTTCATATGTACATGCGCCTCAAACAGTCATGACCACGCGTCCTCAGTTCGGAGCTCATCTTATTCTCCACAAGCTTTGA
- the LOC106423532 gene encoding cytochrome P450 72A15: MEISIASATLSIAIAVVSWWLWRTLNWVWFKPKKLESYLRRQGLSGSPYTPLVGDLKRNFSLLKEARSKPIKLTDDITPRLVPYPLKMLKTHGRTYFTWLGPIPTITIMDPEQIKEVFNKVYDFPKTHTFPLARLIGTGLASYDGDKWAKHRRIINPAFHLEKIKNMVPAFHQSCSEVVGEWDKLVSDKGLSCEVDVWPGLVSMTADVISRTAFGSSYKEGQRIFELQAELAQLIIQAFRKHIIPGYRYLPTKENRMMKAKAREVQAILRGIVNKRLRAREAGEAPSDDLLGILLESNLGQVKGNGMSNEDVIEECKLFYFAGQETTSVLLVWTMVLLSQHQDWQAKAREEVKQVFGDKLPDIDGLNQLKVMTMILYEVLRLYPPVTQVSRAIHKEMKLGDLTLPGGVQISLPILLVQHDTELWGDDASEFKPERFKEGLSKATKSQVSFFPFAWGPRICIGQNFALLEAKMAMALILQRFSFELSPSYVHAPYTVITIHPQYGAHLILKKI, encoded by the exons ATGGAGATTTCAATTGCATCAGCAACACTTTCAATAGCTATAGCTGTTGTGTCCTGGTGGTTATGGAGAACTTTAAACTGGGTTTGGTTTAAACCAAAGAAGCTCGAGAGTTACCTGAGAAGACAAGGTCTTTCCGGTAGTCCTTACACTCCTCTCGTCGGCGACTTGAAGAGGAACTTTAGCTTGCTGAAAGAGGCAAGATCCAAACCCATCAAACTGACGGATGATATCACACCACGTCTCGTGCCTTATCCCTTGAAAATGCTCAAGACTCacg GAAGAACTTACTTTACATGGCTTGGACCTATACCAACCATCACCATAATGGACCCTGAGCAAATCAAGGAAGTGTTCAACAAAGTTTATGATTTCCCGAAGACACATACCTTCCCTTTGGCCAGGTTGATAGGCACTGGACTTGCTAGCTACGATGGTGATAAATGGGCGAAACACCGAAGAATCATTAACCCGGCTTTCCACCTTGAGAAGATCAAG AACATGGTACCTGCTTTCCACCAGAGCTGCAGCGAGGTTGTTGGCGAATGGGACAAGTTGGTCTCGGACAAAGGGCTGTCCTGTGAAGTGGATGTTTGGCCAGGGCTTGTGAGTATGACTGCTGATGTGATCTCTCGTACTGCTTTTGGTAGCAGCTATAAAGAAGGGCAGAGGATATTTGAGCTCCAAGCTGAACTAGCTCAGCTCATCATACAAGCTTTTAGAAAGCACATCATTCCTGGATATAG GTATCTTCCAACAAAGGAAAATAGAATGATGAAGGCAAAAGCCAGAGAAGTCCAAGCTATACTGAGAGGGATAGTTAACAAGAGGTTAAGGGCTAGAGAAGCTGGTGAAGCACCAAGCGATGATCTACTTGGTATACTTCTTGAATCTAATTTGGGACAAGTTAAAGGAAATGGGATGAGCAATGAGGATGTGATAGAGGAATGCAAGCTGTTCTATTTCGCCGGGCAAGAGACAACTTCAGTACTTCTGGTTTGGACAATGGTTCTGCTAAGCCAACACCAAGATTGGCAAGCTAAGGCAAGAGAAGAAGTGAAACAAGTCTTTGGCGATAAATTACCTGATATAGATGGTCTTAACCAGCTCAAAGTT ATGACGATGATCTTGTATGAGGTTCTTAGGCTATATCCTCCAGTGACACAGGTGTCACGAGCCATTCACAAAGAGATGAAGCTAGGAGACCTGACATTACCAGGCGGCGTTCAGATCAGTCTACCTATCCTGCTAGTTCAACATGACACCGAGCTGTGGGGGGACGATGCTTCGGAGTTCAAGCCAGAGAGGTTCAAAGAAGGTCTCTCAAAGGCAACGAAGAGCCAAGTCTCCTTCTTTCCCTTTGCATGGGGACCAAGGATCTGCATTGGACAGAACTTTGCCTTATTGGAGGCAAAGATGGCAATGGCATTGATTCTGCAGAGATTTTCCTTTGAGTTATCTCCTTCTTACGTTCATGCTCCTTACACAGTCATCACAATTCACCCACAGTATGGTGCTCATCTTATCCTGAAGAAGATCTAG